TGTTCCCGGTTGTTGAGTTTTTCGAGGTAAAGCAGGATGCCGCTATGGTCGATATCGGCTCCGCCATCACCGACGAAGTCGTCGAATTCCCGCGTCACCTGCTGGGTCAGCGGCAATGTGAGCGACATATCCTTCGCCATTGCCAGCACGCCGTTCAGATCCTTGAGCTGGAACTTGGATGGGCCGCCCGGCACGAAATTACGCTTCACCATGCGTTCGCCATGCAGCTCCAGAATCCGGCTTTCGGCAAAACCACCGCGGATGGCATTGCGGAAACCTTCCCGGGATGCGCCACCCGCTTCCACCAGCATCATCGCCTCGGCAACAGCGCCGATGGTGATGGCGACGATCTGCTGGTTGGCGAGTTTGCAGAGCTGACCAGCACCTGAGGGACCGACATAGGTCAGCCGGCCCATCGGCGCAAAGACATCCGCAAGACCGGCGACCAGAGCCTCG
The Agrobacterium cucumeris DNA segment above includes these coding regions:
- a CDS encoding NAD(P)-dependent oxidoreductase; amino-acid sequence: MSVGREEKKRSVAFIGTGLMGGPMARRLLGAGFSVSVWNRSVDKAQALVVDGAVVAASPAEAAKGADIVITMLSDGKAVGEVLFENGVAEALEKGAIVIDSSSIAPPIAREHSSRLEALGIHHVDAPVSGGVPGATAGTLAIMAGGDEALVAGLADVFAPMGRLTYVGPSGAGQLCKLANQQIVAITIGAVAEAMMLVEAGGASREGFRNAIRGGFAESRILELHGERMVKRNFVPGGPSKFQLKDLNGVLAMAKDMSLTLPLTQQVTREFDDFVGDGGADIDHSGILLYLEKLNNREQG